Proteins encoded in a region of the Populus nigra chromosome 3, ddPopNigr1.1, whole genome shotgun sequence genome:
- the LOC133688866 gene encoding mitotic-spindle organizing protein 1A-like — protein MDPEAAKTARESLDLTFHMSNLLNTGLDRHTLSVLIALCDLGLNPEALAAVVKELRSERVSSSSAPIPKP, from the coding sequence ATGGATCCAGAGGCTGCAAAGACTGCAAGAGAATCTTTGGATTTGACATTTCATATGTCAAACCTTCTCAATACAGGACTTGATCGACACACCCTTTCGGTGCTTATTGCTCTTTGTGATTTGGGTTTGAACCCTGAAGCACTGGCTGCTGTTGTGAAAGAACTCCGAAGTGAACGTGTTTCATCCTCTAGTGCTCCAATACCGAAACCATAA